GGGAAATATGCACAATATCCACGCCTTTGTAATAGTACGTAAGTATATAACGGAATTCAAACCCCTTGCGGGCCATATTAATGGCGCCTTCCTGACACATGCCCACACCATGTCCGTATCCTCTGCCACGAATAATCACTGAATCGCCCGATTCAGTTACATTGAAATAGGCCGATTTTAATTGCCAGTCGGTGCGCAGGTTTTTGTAGGCAATGCGCACACCGCCGTAGCTGAAAAAGTTGGTGCGCGAATTTTGTTTCATGTTGCAGGCCAAGCGGCAGGCCACACTGTCTTCAATCGGATACTTATAGCGTTGGGCAAGTCCGTTCAGCCAGTCGTCTTTAGCGATACGTCGTTCCCAGGTGGCGTGTGGCATACCGTTACAAAAACTATCGCTTCGTCCGCGCAGATAAGGCAGCGTGCCGCCCCACACATCTTCCGAATTGGCGGTTTGTCCGCCACAGTTGGAGTGAAAGGCCGCCGTAATCAGTGTAAGACCTTTATCAACAAGCACCAGCCCGGCGGTAGCCTGCGCGGCGGCCGTAATTTCCGGGTGCGAAGTACGGCTGCGATACACCTGGCAATGCACACCATCGCACACGTCAAAACCTTCGGTAATATGCCGTCCAAGCTGCGCAAGCGCATACGTGCGGCAAAGAATGGCCTGCACCTTATAAAACTCGCTTCCGCCCTGTCCGCCTGATTCCGACTCCACCACGCCACACACATACGACTCCAGTTCCACTTCGTTCCGGCAATGCAGGTAATTATCGCGTATGGAAATGCTGAGTTGCCCGTCGTATGTGCGGGTACCGGAAAGCGGCTTGATGGGTTTTATTTTAAATATACAACTGTCGGCAAGCGGCTTCAGCACAAAACTCGCAAAGCGTCCGAGTGTATCGCCCGGCACGCGCACTTCAAGCGAATCATTCACCATAATCAGCTGAAAGGCTTTTGCGGCGAGCGAGTCAGCCTGGCGCTTGCCATCGAGCAGCAGCATAAAATTGCCCCGCGAAGCCGATACGGAAACAACCTGCACCTTCATGGTGGAAAGCAGTTTCACATCAACCTCATGAGCGGAAAGTAATGCGGAAAAAAGCAGGGTAAACAGAAATGATAAGGCGGGTCGGGTCATTTTTTCTGAAGTTCGAGAATAAGTTGTGCAGCTTTGGCCGAAGCTCCGGCACCGCCAAGTGCTGTTCGCAAAGCTTCATAACCCTCAAGCAGTGCAGCGCGTTTATCGCCCCCGGCTACAATGCGGCGAAGTTCGGCAGCCATGTTTTCGGCAGTCATTTCATGTTGTATCAATTCGCGTACCACCTCACGGTCCATCACCAGATTCACCAGCGAAATGTATTTCACGTTCACCAGTCTTCGCGCAATCTGATACGAAATGGCACCCGCTTTGTAACACACTACCTGCGGTACTTTAAAAAGTGCCGTTTCAAGGGTAGCGGTGCCGGAAGTAACCAAAGCCGCATGGGCCTGGCTAAGTAAATCGTAGGTGCGGTTATGAATCAGTTCGGCCTGTGTGCCCTGCAT
This DNA window, taken from Bacteroidota bacterium, encodes the following:
- a CDS encoding SpoIID/LytB domain-containing protein yields the protein MTRPALSFLFTLLFSALLSAHEVDVKLLSTMKVQVVSVSASRGNFMLLLDGKRQADSLAAKAFQLIMVNDSLEVRVPGDTLGRFASFVLKPLADSCIFKIKPIKPLSGTRTYDGQLSISIRDNYLHCRNEVELESYVCGVVESESGGQGGSEFYKVQAILCRTYALAQLGRHITEGFDVCDGVHCQVYRSRTSHPEITAAAQATAGLVLVDKGLTLITAAFHSNCGGQTANSEDVWGGTLPYLRGRSDSFCNGMPHATWERRIAKDDWLNGLAQRYKYPIEDSVACRLACNMKQNSRTNFFSYGGVRIAYKNLRTDWQLKSAYFNVTESGDSVIIRGRGYGHGVGMCQEGAINMARKGFEFRYILTYYYKGVDIVHISRLAFFREEEQE